The genomic segment TCTATAGCAAAATATTTGCAGAGCCCATAAATCCCCATTAAGCTAAATAATGTATCAAGATTTGGATACACAGATAGAATATACAAAATTCCAGCAATCAATGCTAATATAATTGCATGATTTGCTACCTTATCAGCTTCATCTTTATTTTTTGCTCCAACTCTCCTTGCTATCCCAGAGCTAATCCCTATACTTAATCCCCAGCTAACTGCATATATACTTATTAATATTGGAAAACTTGCTCCAACAGCCGCTAATGCATCAGCCCCTAATCCAGAAACCCAGATGCTATCAACTAAGCTGTAAATTGATTCAATAAATGTGGCAACAATTATAGGTTTTGATACTTCAATTACAGCTTTTTTTGGGTCATCTAACAATATTTCAATATTTTTCATCCTTTATCACCAAATATAAGAGAGGTAAAAAGGATGAAGAGATTTTGTATTTATAGCGGAGATGATATTTAAAATATTAATGTTAATTTTATAGATTTATTTTTAAAAATTAAAGAATAAACAAAACTTTTATAAATCAAGATTACTTAAAAAATATTATAGATTTTTTAATTTGGTGGGTTTTTATGCATGAGGACATTTGGAATCTGATTAAAGAAACCAATCATAAAACTATCCTATATTCCCATGGAATGAAAAATAGGGTTTTATTGGGCTATCTATTAAAGCTTAGAGATAAATATAACTTTGATTTTGAGGCAGTAACTTTTATTTCAGATAGAAGCCCAAAATGGGTAAGAGAAGAGATAAAATGGATTATGAAAGCAAATGATGTTAAACATAGATTTATTGAATGTGGAAAATGTAGGATAAGCTTAGAAAATAATGAACATGATTATCATGGTAGTTGTGTAGTTTGGGAAGGTATTAAAAACTTTGAAGGAGGAATTGTGGCATTATCTATAGAGAAATATGTTAGAGACAAAGAACGATTTTTAACGTGGTGTAACGATTATAATCTATTTCCTCCTTTTATTC from the Methanotorris formicicus Mc-S-70 genome contains:
- a CDS encoding MATE family efflux transporter, encoding MKNIEILLDDPKKAVIEVSKPIIVATFIESIYSLVDSIWVSGLGADALAAVGASFPILISIYAVSWGLSIGISSGIARRVGAKNKDEADKVANHAIILALIAGILYILSVYPNLDTLFSLMGIYGLCKYFAIEYSKIL